In Patagioenas fasciata isolate bPatFas1 chromosome 2, bPatFas1.hap1, whole genome shotgun sequence, a single window of DNA contains:
- the JMJD4 gene encoding 2-oxoglutarate and iron-dependent oxygenase JMJD4: protein MDRATFACSTAFFRDYNSSSQGTFCGGHVDFIEKVESFTYSDFFRDYLIPNHPCIFSAKFTEEWASRRNWVTWDGKPDFDYLLQKFGDAVVPVANCDVKEYNSNPKEQLPFKEYINYWKEYIKNGYRSSRGCLYLKDWHLSRAFPEQDVYTTPVYFSSDWLNEYWDAVAVDDYRFVYMGPKGSWTPFHADVFRSYSWSANVCGKKKWLLYPAGQEEYLKDRHGNLPFDVTAPSLQDRSVYPRYDQSQPPVEIVQEAGEIVFIPSGWHHQVYNLEDTISINHNWVNGCNVAIMWCFLQDELAAVQREINEWKDPMDDWHLQCQLIMKSCTGIDYKEFYNFLKVIAENRISVLENGLDDEASAKNTPKAAISTLGMLHAVFDLKRAVKVLTSLSANEDFKKLDLTSLSPPPEALLHHLKAAIDTALL, encoded by the exons CGCCTGTTCCACTGCCTTTTTTCGTGACTACAACAGTTCATCTCAGGGCACATTCTGCGGAGGACACGTTGACTTTATTGAAAAAGTAGAATCGTTCACTTACTCGGACTTTTTCCGGGATTATTTGATTCCCAACCACCCCTGTATTTTCTCAGCTAAATTCACTGAGGAGTGGGCCAGCAGGAGAAACTGGGTTACTTGGGATGGAAAACCTGACTTTGATTATCTGCTGCAGAAGTTTG gagatgctgtggtaccTGTTGCCAACTGTGATGTCAAGGAGTACAATTCTAACCCGAAGGAGCAGCTCCCTTTCAAGGAATACATAAATTACTGGAAAGAGTACATTAAAAACGGCTACCGGTCGTCCCGCGGCTGCCTTTATCTGAAGGACTGGCACCTGAGCAG agctttCCCGGAGCAAGATGTTTATACAACCCCTGTGTATTTCTCATCCGACTGGCTGAATGAATACTGGGATGCTGTAGCTGTGGATGATTATCGGTTTGTCTACATGGGACCTAAAGGTTCATG GACTCCATTCCACGCTGATGTCTTCCGTTCCTATAGCTGGTCAGCCAACGTATGTGGGAAGAAGAAATGGCTGTTGTACCCTGCGGGACAGGAGGAATACCTCAAAGATCGCCACGGCAACTTGCCCTTCGATGTGACTGCGCCCAGTCTTCAGGACAGAAGCGTTTACCCTCGCTACGACCAAAGCCAACCCCCTGTTGAAATCGTGCAGGAAGCAGGGGAAATAGTCTTCATCCCCAGTGGATGGCATCATCAGGTTTACAATCTG GAGGATACTATTTCCATTAACCACAACTGGGTGAACGGCTGCAACGTGGCTATAATGTGGTGCTTCCTGCAGGATGAATTAGCAGCTGTCCAGCGGGAAATCAATGAATGGAAGGACCCTATGGATGACTGGCACCTACAATGCCAG TTGATCATGAAGTCTTGCACGGGTATAGACTACAAGGAGTTCTACAACTTCCTCAAAGTTATTGCGGAGAACAGGATTTCTGTCTTGGAAAACGGCCTCGATGACGAAGCTTCGGCAAAGAACACTCCAAAAGCTGCCATCTCCACCTTGGGCATGCTTCACGCTGTGTTTGATTTAAAGAGGGCTGTGAAGGTGTTAACATCATTGAGTGCTAATGAAGATTTCAAGAAACTAGACCTGACGTCACTCTCTCCACCTCCGGAGGCATTACTCCACCACTTGAAAGCGGCAATAGATACAGCGCTGCTCTAA